One part of the Heptranchias perlo isolate sHepPer1 chromosome 10, sHepPer1.hap1, whole genome shotgun sequence genome encodes these proteins:
- the pcnx4 gene encoding pecanex-like protein 4 isoform X2, whose product MGPDVPLLNDYKQEFFWKRFPQTVLGGPRFKLGYCAPPYIYVNQIILFLIPWVFGGLGTVLYQLSILEDYYTSILAAGLMLLAAFIVQGMNLWVRQKSVTVETFPSENTLADEDEFEFSSCAGSETVKFIIPGKKYLINTVFHSILAGALCGLGTWYLLPNRLMILYANTGATVVLFVFGWVTVCIGEYSLIINTAVEIATFQPQDTYEINALTRPLYIFIFIAVDLAYRFTLNPILLQTNQILHIIFVFLPVLWAIGILPPVDALFLWVLEQVLEFGFGGSPMATNVRLLVMFIVSVGVVIATFFIPSTLGVVLFTTGMGFILSLDLSQLEASFRFCCKTAHASLEYPKHFSNRLGWQLGWKEALIYISLLITTLAEAGLLHFFATRSTTSKISPQATISYILIVTLVVWKIFQEIQGAYILFGFFRNPLFPKDIRTVKVFKQKQAILVKAGLIQRILLNLSVAEYRECTIGSGSDSNCATCHIAFKSGVVEQYGYRDPTPNGNPSPGSHFLCRFQDRLIWVLILERGFSYCCINIKGLELQETSCHTAEARRVDEMFEMTFEQDNRAKTCSVNQHFGNILTPCAVLPVEVYSDARNVLTGIIDSHENLKQLKEDFVKVFIWVLLHYTNKKSKSSENVQDNQALQQNITWSEGYTVTSVRTESSNGPKDSFSMSSETFNEWSDDDMFELESIGKKTRISLVKNITGVQQMSTKPVITSIPGSLETQSLSPDMNDEELPKRTPVYGLPATDKGKERLMETGSHKMLPVVVFSSPYSSKLKVPENWRSGPFPSLLLQELLKSFPEDWYSFVLTLLDIANSDEKPSIIFEVKGDETLRDMYAQVVMTCYGVMLGTDSTIPSPNQVFKVYSGDIPWSLGLDWLTQKPELLTLALKAFRYTFKLMFDKASLGPVEDFAELVNYLEEYERDWFVGMVSEPQWQQAVLQEKPYLFSLGYDPSLSMYTGRVLSLQEMLLHVGRLNAEAIRGQWANLSWELLYATNDDEERYSIQAHPVLLRNLTVQSADPPLGYPIYSSTSIHVPLF is encoded by the exons ATGGGTCCAGATGTCCCACTACTAAATGACTACAAACAGGAATTCTTTTGGAAGCGGTTTCCACAGACAGTACTAGGAGGACCACGATTCAAACTTGGATACTGTGCTCCACCATACATCTATGTTAACCAGATAATCCTGTTCCTGATACCATGGGTTTTTGGTGGTTTAGGGACTGTTCTTTACCAGCTAAGTATATTAGAAGATTATTATACATCAATCCTTGCTGCAGGGTTGATGCTGCTAGCAGCCTTCATTGTTCAAGGCATGAACCTGTGGGTCAGGCAGAAGAGTGTGACTGTCGAAACGTTCCCGTCTGAAAATACTCTGGCAGATGAGGACGAATTTGAGTTTTCCAGCTGTGCTGGGTCAGAGACAGTAAAATTCATCATACCTGGAAAAAAATATTTGATCAACACAGTTTTTCACTCCATTCTAGCTGGAGCATTATGTGGCCTTGGAACATGGTATTTGCTACCCAACAGGTTAATGATACTATATGCCAACACAGGGGCAACTGTTGTGCTCTTTGTTTTTGGTTGGGTGACTGTGTGCATTGGAGAATATTCATTAATAATAAATACTGCTGTAGAGATTGCTACATTCCAACCACAGGATACGTATGAAATCAATGCACTTACTAGACcactttatatttttattttcattgcagTGGATCTAGCCTACAG ATTTACTCTAAACCCAATCCTGCTTCAAACAAATCAGATTTTGCACATTATTTTTGTATTTCTGCCTGTGCTCTGGGCAATTGGCATTTTGCCTCCTGTGGATGCACTTTTCTTATGGGTTCTCGAACAAGTCTTAGAATTTGGGTTTGGAGGTTCACCCATGGCAACCAATGTAAG GTTATTGGTTATGTTTATTGTGTCCGTTGGAGTGGTGATTGCAACATTCTTTATCCCCAGCACTCTTGGTGTGGTGCTGTTCACAACTGGAATGGGATTTATACTTAGTCTTGATCTCAGCCAACTTGAGGCTTCATTCAGATTCTGCTGCAAGACAGCTCATGCCTCATTAGAATATCCTAAACATTTTAGTAACCGACTTGGATGGCAGCTTGGCTGGAAAGAAGCCTTGATTTATATTAGTCTTCTTATAACAACACTTGCAGAAGCTGGTTTATTACATTTCTTTGCAACAAGATCAACTACATCTAAAATAAGTCCTCAGGCCACAATAAGCTATATCTTAATAGTAACACTGGTAGTATGGAAGATTTTCCAAGAAATTCAAGGTGCATATATTCTGTTTGGATTCTTCCGAAATCCTTTGTTTCCCAAAGACATAAGGACTGTTAAAGTTTTTAAACAGAAACAAGCAATATTGGTGAAGGCTGGCTTGATTCAAAGGATTCTCCTCAATCTCA GTGTGGCAGAATACAGAGAATGCACTATTGGAAGTGGTAGTGATAGCAATTGTGCGACTTGCCACATTGCATTCAAGTCTGGTGTGGTGGAACAGTATGGGTACAGGGATCCAACTCCTAATG GGAATCCTTCACCTGGCTCTCATTTCCTGTGCCGCTTCCAGGACCGATTGATATGGGTCTTGATTTTGGAAAGAGGTTTTAGCTACTGCTGTATTAACATTAAG GGTTTAGAGCTACAAGAAACATCGTGTCACACTGCTGAAGCACGACGAGTGGATGAGATGTTTGAAATGACTTTTGAGCAAGATAACAGAGCAAAAACTTGCTCTGTAAATCAGCATTTTGGCAACATCTTGACTCCGTGTGCTGTTCTACCAGTGGAAGTTTATTCTGATGCACGAAATGTTTTAACAGGAATTATTGACTCTCATGAAAATTTAAAACAGTTAAAAGAAGATTTTGTTAAAGTTTTCATTTGGGTGCTTTTACATTACACCAATAAAAAATCAAAATCTTCTGAAAATGTTCAAGACAATCAGGCATTACAACAAAATATAACCTGGTCAGAAGGGTATACAGTTACTTCAGTGCGAACAGAATCTTCTAATGGTCCCAAAGATTCCTTTAGTATGAGTTCAGAAACATTCAATGAATGGTCAGACGATGATATGTTTGAACTAGAGTCTATTGGGAAAAAGACAAGAATAAGTTTAGTTAAGAACATTACAGGTGTGCAACAAATGAGTACAAAACCTGTAATAACATCCATTCCAGGGAGCCTTGAAACACAAAGCTTATCTCCTGATATGAATGATGAAGAATTACCAAAAAGAACTCCTGTGTATGGACTACCTGCTACTgacaaaggaaaagaaagacttatgGAAACAGGTAGCCATAAAATGCTCCCAGTGGTTGTTTTCAGTTCTCCCTACTCAAGTAAGCTGAAAGTGCCAGAGAATTggagatcagggcctttccctTCTCTACTGCTTCAAGAATTGTTGAAGTCCTTCCCTGAGGATTGGTATTCATTTGTTCTTACTCTCTTGGATATTGCCAACTCTGATGAAAAGCCTTCCATTATCTTTGAAGTGAAAGGAGATGAGACTTTGAGGGATATGTATGCCCAAGTGGTGATGACTTGTTATGGTGTAATGTTAGGAACAGACTCTACAATCCCAAGCCCCAATCAGGTCTTCAAGGTGTATTCTGGTGACATACCCTGGTCATTGGGTTTAGATTGGCTGACTCAAAAACCAGAGCTGCTTACACTTGCACTAAAGGCATTCAG GTATACCTTCAAGCTGATGTTTGACAAAGCCAGTCTAGGTCCAGTTGAAGATTTTGCTGAGTTGGTAAATTATTTGGAAGAATATGAGAGAGACTGGTTCGTTGGTATGGTGTCAGAGCCTCAGTGGCAGCAGGCAGTACTGCAGGAAAAACCATACCTCTTCTCCTTGGGATATGACCCCAGTCTG AGCATGTATACAGGACGTGTGCTATCGCTTCAGGAAATGTTGCTGCACGTTGGACGGTTAAATGCAGAAGCAATAAGAGGTCAGTGGGCCAACTTGTCTTGGGAGCTTCTGTACGCCACAAATGACGATGAGGAACGATACAGTATACAAGCACATCCTGTGTTACTGAGAAACTTAACAGTGCAGTCAGCTGACCCTCCCCTCGGCTATCCCATTTATTCCTCTACGTCTATCCATGTGCCTTTGTTCTAA
- the pcnx4 gene encoding pecanex-like protein 4 isoform X1, with protein sequence MGPDVPLLNDYKQEFFWKRFPQTVLGGPRFKLGYCAPPYIYVNQIILFLIPWVFGGLGTVLYQLSILEDYYTSILAAGLMLLAAFIVQGMNLWVRQKSVTVETFPSENTLADEDEFEFSSCAGSETVKFIIPGKKYLINTVFHSILAGALCGLGTWYLLPNRLMILYANTGATVVLFVFGWVTVCIGEYSLIINTAVEIATFQPQDTYEINALTRPLYIFIFIAVDLAYRFTLNPILLQTNQILHIIFVFLPVLWAIGILPPVDALFLWVLEQVLEFGFGGSPMATNVRLLVMFIVSVGVVIATFFIPSTLGVVLFTTGMGFILSLDLSQLEASFRFCCKTAHASLEYPKHFSNRLGWQLGWKEALIYISLLITTLAEAGLLHFFATRSTTSKISPQATISYILIVTLVVWKIFQEIQGAYILFGFFRNPLFPKDIRTVKVFKQKQAILVKAGLIQRILLNLISPFAMVAFLSVDTSLKDLHTASLCIGFTRAFRIVWQNTENALLEVVVIAIVRLATLHSSLVWWNSMGTGIQLLMVGIIRDRFFQAISKLKFALTVLISSWTEKKQRRKSSTTIIILNIILFPVVLTVIALSSALSAPLLPLFTLPVLLVGFPRPNRSWPGSVGAAACICPDSVYYQHMMHNLAAAFCTAFAAGSLGNPSPGSHFLCRFQDRLIWVLILERGFSYCCINIKGLELQETSCHTAEARRVDEMFEMTFEQDNRAKTCSVNQHFGNILTPCAVLPVEVYSDARNVLTGIIDSHENLKQLKEDFVKVFIWVLLHYTNKKSKSSENVQDNQALQQNITWSEGYTVTSVRTESSNGPKDSFSMSSETFNEWSDDDMFELESIGKKTRISLVKNITGVQQMSTKPVITSIPGSLETQSLSPDMNDEELPKRTPVYGLPATDKGKERLMETGSHKMLPVVVFSSPYSSKLKVPENWRSGPFPSLLLQELLKSFPEDWYSFVLTLLDIANSDEKPSIIFEVKGDETLRDMYAQVVMTCYGVMLGTDSTIPSPNQVFKVYSGDIPWSLGLDWLTQKPELLTLALKAFRYTFKLMFDKASLGPVEDFAELVNYLEEYERDWFVGMVSEPQWQQAVLQEKPYLFSLGYDPSLSMYTGRVLSLQEMLLHVGRLNAEAIRGQWANLSWELLYATNDDEERYSIQAHPVLLRNLTVQSADPPLGYPIYSSTSIHVPLF encoded by the exons ATGGGTCCAGATGTCCCACTACTAAATGACTACAAACAGGAATTCTTTTGGAAGCGGTTTCCACAGACAGTACTAGGAGGACCACGATTCAAACTTGGATACTGTGCTCCACCATACATCTATGTTAACCAGATAATCCTGTTCCTGATACCATGGGTTTTTGGTGGTTTAGGGACTGTTCTTTACCAGCTAAGTATATTAGAAGATTATTATACATCAATCCTTGCTGCAGGGTTGATGCTGCTAGCAGCCTTCATTGTTCAAGGCATGAACCTGTGGGTCAGGCAGAAGAGTGTGACTGTCGAAACGTTCCCGTCTGAAAATACTCTGGCAGATGAGGACGAATTTGAGTTTTCCAGCTGTGCTGGGTCAGAGACAGTAAAATTCATCATACCTGGAAAAAAATATTTGATCAACACAGTTTTTCACTCCATTCTAGCTGGAGCATTATGTGGCCTTGGAACATGGTATTTGCTACCCAACAGGTTAATGATACTATATGCCAACACAGGGGCAACTGTTGTGCTCTTTGTTTTTGGTTGGGTGACTGTGTGCATTGGAGAATATTCATTAATAATAAATACTGCTGTAGAGATTGCTACATTCCAACCACAGGATACGTATGAAATCAATGCACTTACTAGACcactttatatttttattttcattgcagTGGATCTAGCCTACAG ATTTACTCTAAACCCAATCCTGCTTCAAACAAATCAGATTTTGCACATTATTTTTGTATTTCTGCCTGTGCTCTGGGCAATTGGCATTTTGCCTCCTGTGGATGCACTTTTCTTATGGGTTCTCGAACAAGTCTTAGAATTTGGGTTTGGAGGTTCACCCATGGCAACCAATGTAAG GTTATTGGTTATGTTTATTGTGTCCGTTGGAGTGGTGATTGCAACATTCTTTATCCCCAGCACTCTTGGTGTGGTGCTGTTCACAACTGGAATGGGATTTATACTTAGTCTTGATCTCAGCCAACTTGAGGCTTCATTCAGATTCTGCTGCAAGACAGCTCATGCCTCATTAGAATATCCTAAACATTTTAGTAACCGACTTGGATGGCAGCTTGGCTGGAAAGAAGCCTTGATTTATATTAGTCTTCTTATAACAACACTTGCAGAAGCTGGTTTATTACATTTCTTTGCAACAAGATCAACTACATCTAAAATAAGTCCTCAGGCCACAATAAGCTATATCTTAATAGTAACACTGGTAGTATGGAAGATTTTCCAAGAAATTCAAGGTGCATATATTCTGTTTGGATTCTTCCGAAATCCTTTGTTTCCCAAAGACATAAGGACTGTTAAAGTTTTTAAACAGAAACAAGCAATATTGGTGAAGGCTGGCTTGATTCAAAGGATTCTCCTCAATCTCA TCTCTCCATTTGCCATGGTAGCCTTTCTTTCAGTGGATACTTCACTAAAGGATCTCCACACAGCATCTCTTTGTATTGGATTCACACGGGCATTTCGAATA GTGTGGCAGAATACAGAGAATGCACTATTGGAAGTGGTAGTGATAGCAATTGTGCGACTTGCCACATTGCATTCAAGTCTGGTGTGGTGGAACAGTATGGGTACAGGGATCCAACTCCTAATG GTTGGTATTATACGAGATCGTTTCTTTCAAGCAATTTCCAAGCTCAAATTTGCTTTGACTGTACTTATCTCCTCCTGGACAGAGAAGAAGCAGCGCCGGAAGTCTTCTACCAccataatcattttaaatattattCTGTTCCCAGTTGTGCTGACAGTCATAGCTCTTTCTTCAGCACTTTCGGCCCCTTTACTTCCATTGTTTACACTTCCAGTGCTTTTGGTGGGATTTCCACGACCTAATAGGAGCTGGCCCGGATCTGTGGGTGCTGCTGCATGTATATGTCCTGATTCAGTATATTACCAGCATATGATGCACaatctggctgctgcattttgtaCAGCATTTGCTGCTGGCAGCTTGG GGAATCCTTCACCTGGCTCTCATTTCCTGTGCCGCTTCCAGGACCGATTGATATGGGTCTTGATTTTGGAAAGAGGTTTTAGCTACTGCTGTATTAACATTAAG GGTTTAGAGCTACAAGAAACATCGTGTCACACTGCTGAAGCACGACGAGTGGATGAGATGTTTGAAATGACTTTTGAGCAAGATAACAGAGCAAAAACTTGCTCTGTAAATCAGCATTTTGGCAACATCTTGACTCCGTGTGCTGTTCTACCAGTGGAAGTTTATTCTGATGCACGAAATGTTTTAACAGGAATTATTGACTCTCATGAAAATTTAAAACAGTTAAAAGAAGATTTTGTTAAAGTTTTCATTTGGGTGCTTTTACATTACACCAATAAAAAATCAAAATCTTCTGAAAATGTTCAAGACAATCAGGCATTACAACAAAATATAACCTGGTCAGAAGGGTATACAGTTACTTCAGTGCGAACAGAATCTTCTAATGGTCCCAAAGATTCCTTTAGTATGAGTTCAGAAACATTCAATGAATGGTCAGACGATGATATGTTTGAACTAGAGTCTATTGGGAAAAAGACAAGAATAAGTTTAGTTAAGAACATTACAGGTGTGCAACAAATGAGTACAAAACCTGTAATAACATCCATTCCAGGGAGCCTTGAAACACAAAGCTTATCTCCTGATATGAATGATGAAGAATTACCAAAAAGAACTCCTGTGTATGGACTACCTGCTACTgacaaaggaaaagaaagacttatgGAAACAGGTAGCCATAAAATGCTCCCAGTGGTTGTTTTCAGTTCTCCCTACTCAAGTAAGCTGAAAGTGCCAGAGAATTggagatcagggcctttccctTCTCTACTGCTTCAAGAATTGTTGAAGTCCTTCCCTGAGGATTGGTATTCATTTGTTCTTACTCTCTTGGATATTGCCAACTCTGATGAAAAGCCTTCCATTATCTTTGAAGTGAAAGGAGATGAGACTTTGAGGGATATGTATGCCCAAGTGGTGATGACTTGTTATGGTGTAATGTTAGGAACAGACTCTACAATCCCAAGCCCCAATCAGGTCTTCAAGGTGTATTCTGGTGACATACCCTGGTCATTGGGTTTAGATTGGCTGACTCAAAAACCAGAGCTGCTTACACTTGCACTAAAGGCATTCAG GTATACCTTCAAGCTGATGTTTGACAAAGCCAGTCTAGGTCCAGTTGAAGATTTTGCTGAGTTGGTAAATTATTTGGAAGAATATGAGAGAGACTGGTTCGTTGGTATGGTGTCAGAGCCTCAGTGGCAGCAGGCAGTACTGCAGGAAAAACCATACCTCTTCTCCTTGGGATATGACCCCAGTCTG AGCATGTATACAGGACGTGTGCTATCGCTTCAGGAAATGTTGCTGCACGTTGGACGGTTAAATGCAGAAGCAATAAGAGGTCAGTGGGCCAACTTGTCTTGGGAGCTTCTGTACGCCACAAATGACGATGAGGAACGATACAGTATACAAGCACATCCTGTGTTACTGAGAAACTTAACAGTGCAGTCAGCTGACCCTCCCCTCGGCTATCCCATTTATTCCTCTACGTCTATCCATGTGCCTTTGTTCTAA